The sequence TTTATTCTTGTTGCATTGGTCAAAATGTATACAattaaatttatgttttattaattttgttaAGTTGAACTTTTTCAGTTAGATTGTTTTAtacaaaaatggaaaactttGACTATTTAGGAACGGAAACAACAAAACGCTGATGCTTGCTAAAGTATGAgcaattattatttgtttaaagaCCGCCCAGTCAGCATAAGTGTGCCGCTGGATGTGCATGCAGGCAACTGCTAGATGTGTTTTCTGAGGTCATTTCAAAGCTTTGGTGATCCTTCTAAACGTAGGACAGGAGAGGTTGCCTCAAGAAGACTGAAAACTCATTTGGCAAAAACAATAGCCTGAGTAAtggttttttccttttccatttttctttctttgatagTATTTGAGGCTACATTTGCATGTTGCGAAGGAggaatttatttgcaaaaaatgtgactCATCACAGGCATTAAAAGGATACGAAACTGCAATATGGTTTGCATTTTGGTGCACATCACCACACAGCTGCAAATATTTTCCATCAAATAAACATTAGCTTTCTTTTCATCCATGTCTTTCTTTGAAGAGTCAAGGTCATTTACATGTCTGTTCTTCCTAaattaaacaggaagtgctgctTTTTAACTATAATTTcaatttccttgttttttttatttgaaagtttTGGTCACTTTAGTTCAGATTTACTTAAGATTTCATTTTCTCACTTTTATAATATCAGTTAAAGTTCTAattaatggtaaaaaaaaaagttattgttgTGGACTTTTATTTACCTCTGGTTCTCAAGAGACAGCAGATGGAGAAtggcagcacagcagcaaacaggGCCACTGGCGTAACCACGAGGAGCATGACGacatgagaggaaaagaaaCTGGAACTTCCACTGCTTGGAGGTTCTTTGTGGTCTGTCGTTACCGGAGGAACTGTGggagttaaaagaaaatgttcaaaacaatTACTCatccatgcaaaaaaaaaacaaacgatgAAAATATTCTGTTCTACCACGGTTGTAACAGGCAGTGAGTGAGTGTACAGCACAGAGGAAATTATTTGATGtgattttgtttctgtaaagtTACGAACATCGCTGGAAATAATCAATGACTAAAACCATTTGTGGTGACATTTTTCCGAATGTGTGAAAAATACGAAGCTGAAAAGTTCataaagtttttacttttttttacctttaaccACAAAGAATGTCCTCACCTGAGGTGTTATTGTTCTCCTTAATAATCAGTTTCACCCTGTTGCTGCAATTTCGAGACAGGAGGTCATCAAACGAAGAAATCCAATAAATGTTGCTATGATTCATACTCAGGTTTGTGATATGGTATGAAACAGTATTATTTCCAGGGTTAATTCTAAAGCATTTGGAGTGTGGATATTCTgagatctttttttcccctgttgtATAAACTCCAAATTTGCTGTTCGTTGTGATGTTACATTTGCGTTTGTTAAATTTAAACTGAAGAGTCACATCCTTGTCAAGCATCCCAACAACTTCTGTGTGGCTCGAGtctgcaagaaaacaaaagacacaTGAGGGGTTAAGAATGTGATGACACTCTTTTGCACAAACGAAAGCAATAAAACTGGAAACAAAAAGCTCTTCACAAATAAATGtctccctttttttaattcaagaaaaATTAAGGCAGCAGAAATTCAGTATGCAGTCACCggcaaaacatttctttttgtaaaattttctaaataaaagtcttgtaaaaatttgattttcttttttggtctcATGATGACCATCAGTTTTGTTGAGAAAGAGGAATTAATAAGAGGTAAGAATTCAGTCATCTTCTAAGccagttttgtcccttttggggtcacggggctgccggggccacttgtgggtgaaggcaggggacatcttGGACAGGTTACCAGTCTTACAGTGCCACAaatcacccatgcacactcatatttatggacaatttagagtaaccaattaacctatgaagcatggtttttggatggtgggaggaagccaatGTCCTCGGAGAAAAGCCACACATGCATggtgagaacatgcaaacttcacacaggaAGGTCCCCCTTTggtattctgtttcaggtcccccagccaggacttgaactaTGGCCCTTCTTGCTGTGATCTAAGACTGCTAACCACTGCACTGcacaaagttttttgtttgtagcaaaaaatgtatttaccaaACCCAAAGGATGATATGAGAGTTAAAGCACTCAAAATCATTGTGTCCTAAAGTCCCAAACACACTGAGTTTCAGTTAAAACAATACGAATGCATACTATTTtgatgccaaaaaaaacaacaacagttggcggaactttatgaaactaaattgTGAATAAATTTGCCATTAATTCGTGtttatttgcttgtttgttcacatatttaatttacacttcatTATCTTTTGAGAAATAcgagaaatctggaaaacttcacctaaACTtgtcagtaccaggtatttatctctatgaaacacactggttgaaatttTGGCTAGAGATGtactggatcgattttaggtcagtgaatcggattgaATCGGATCGTTTAAAATGAACTAATACAGACTATGAAACAAATCAACAggcacaaattatgatatgaattgaattTTTGTTCAAACGAATTGTTACACACCAACTTAAATATTCTGAAGtaataaaaacccaaattaCAAAACAATCTCAGTATAGTAAAACTGAGTTTAAAGCTAATACTCTTAGCTCTTCTGAACCAACAACTCGCAGCTTTCACAAGTGTCATTTGGTCTTGCACCATGTgtaatcaaataaaacattaaaatgtttggAAGGATCTGAAGTTGTACAGGCTAAAGAATAAGAACAAAACTTTCTAATTTTCAAAGTCAAGTATAGAAAACATCTTACCATTCAAAACCGTGTGAGCCGTGACGATTAAAACCAACCCTGTTAGTTTGATGAAGAAATCACAAACCATTGTAGAGATTTTTCTGCTAATCTGTTTGTCTTAAAAGCCTCTCAAGTCTTGAATTGTATCTGTTTTTGCTTACTTGAGCAGTACTTTGAGATTTTTAAGGATAAGTGTCAGATTTAGAGTGTGACAGGAGGAAACTGCAGACAGGAACttgcacacacactcatttaTCTGCCTTCAGTCTCACAAACGCCTCCTGTAGCGGAAGACTTCAAAAAAGGTTCATGGACATGTGGTGATGACAGTGAGGAGCACAGCTGAAGAGGCTTTCACTCACAAGATGCGTGCACACTCAGAGGAGCAAACCTTTTCCTTTGCATGAAGCCACTGAAGATACAAAGCCTCTGCACATACACTGGGTTAGCTTCGTTTTTGGCAGAAATTGCTCTTGAATCTGCAAtgcttttagtatttttttatttttgttcatacaATTACATCTGCAGTTCAAGCAGGGTTTTTGCCATGctcttaaaacacaaacaaaagaagaagaaaaaagactttGTTGAATCATTTCACTaagcttgaaaaaaaagcatgttacaggaaaaagctttttttttgtttgttttacctggtttactttttaaaatattatttttcagaGAAATTCTGAATCAGTGAGTTTAACCCTTGAATGCACAAATTAACTAATGCAACTTCCACTTATTTCGCAACACTACAAAAAAACTGCTCTTAAAAGGTAAAGGGAACAGCATCTCTCCTCATATGTGTCAGACTAGAACTGCATAGAATTAGATTATCGTGCAAAgtggaatattttaaaaaacatgattcaCTAATGACGCAACCATTATTTACTGCAATGTTTGTGCTGTTAACCGCCAACAGTGAGTGATATGGACAATAGGAAGCTGAAGCTGATAGTTTAATCGATTTGAACATGCAGGGTTGGATCTGTATGTAGATGTCAGTCAGCTGTAAAGCCCAAAAGCAAATATAGTTGCTTATATTTTTTGGACATCTTAAATCCCAGTGGTTAGTCTCCACGTTTGCAAAGACAAAACTAAAGCACATTGCATCTTGCAAAGTCAGGCTGCAAAAGAGTTATCTTAAACCAGTCGTGCTGCCATACCACAATTTCAGGAAATCAAAGATGAAAAGATTAAATTTTGCATGTTGGTGCAAATACCTGCATgtaagaaacaataaaaacaagctTTATTTATGCTTCGTGGCCTTTAAGCCATTCACCgataaaatttagtttttaaagatgaaaaataattgaattataaaAGTGTTATATGTCTATATCATTACTTTTGACTGCAGCCcctacaagttcctttcaaaataaaatacatcctgcGTCAAATAAGATCTCGATACAGTAGATTTACCTGCAATCATACTTTAAGGACTTTGGctctgaacagcaactagacATACAACAATATTATGAGTTTAAACCCATTCTAAAAATACACCACTCTGACAATAGATCTAACTCTTTTACCATAATTTAGCTTAGTTATCTGATGTGTTCATTTTGGAGAAATGGCAAAGTTCTTAATGCCTCTTGATTTAGTGTCATGTCAGcagtggttaaaaaacaaaaaacaaatttgagttaatttttatttatgtaagatcatttcagtttaaaaaactaaacttaatTGACAAACCccttatatttattaaaattgttagcatttttcttctaagccaaagagccacactGGAGGAGTAAAAGAGCCGTATGAGCttcggagcctcaggttgcaaaCTCTTGTTAAGATCAAAATCCACACAATTCTGCATGAACTTTTGACCAAaatcttggtttttgtttgactGATGAGTACCTGAGAGATGGGTCATGTCGTCTCCGGCACGTGCAAATATTTCTCAAAGGGTTTGAGACCTGGACTCTTTAAGTCCACTAGTGAACTTTTTTTCATGCTCCTCTGACCCTGACATTGACTATTTAACTATGTTCATGTCAGTTGGAGAAGTCAGTCAAGATAACAAACATACTGGTCAGTGATGTGACTTCCCAGTgatactttaaaaacaaaaaaacatggatttaaacataaaaacataacataaaaaatgataacATTTCCCATTATTTAGCAATAAATAATTCTCAGCTCacaaattttgtttgttttttaagaaaaacacaatttatgggtgtttttaacagtaGTTTTAATCCTCTCTGACGTACATGACTCCAgtgaataggaaaaaaaaattcattagaGCTGATCATAAAGTGTaaagtcatgaaaaaaatgtgtttatctgCATATTCATGCCTGTAGCTatttatgctaaaaacaccagTCAAAATCAGTAACACTTTCACCACAGGAGAGGAAGTTGGGGGGATTCTCTTGGTTGAATGTTTGGTTTCAGCATCACCACATAAACGTGACTGAAGACCACCCAGCTCCTACTAAAGGTCTAGACTCAGCTTTGGGGGGAAACACTTGTTATGCTTACAAGCAGGGGCGTGTTGTTGCACAACCAAGAGAAATTGAATTTTCAAGAGAGtgtggttttttgttgtttttttttctataaaaggGGCTTTATTGAGGAGTCAcactccattttttttccagtttgtgattatttaaaaaaaacatagatttaTGCCACAGTAACCAGACTAAAATAAAGGTTCTCAGGATTACCATTTgattgtttgtttacattttaaagtagATAACAATATTTTGAAGCTTCAGCTATTTAATATGGAAATCAGGAGATTTAGTTTTCCACCAAGGGGTTGCGGCAAGAACTGCTGCCTTGCAGCCATGAGTGTTTGAAGTTCAaatctttttgtgctttttttaaattcatcctacatgcatttttttagcttaagttttattttcagtgaaGCTTTTAAGTGTAAGCAAGcactgtttttccattttatttgaatatttccCCTGCTTTCTACATAATATGgaataaaaaacatgtcaaaatgttTAGCCTTAAGATGCAGCTTCTAGCTGTAATTCTTGCAGCTGCTTCAAAGCAAAAGCAGGATACACCCTGAACATGCAGCCAGTCTGTCATGTGGCCCTATTGAGGGAAGACTTCTGACACACTAAAGAAGAGATTTGGGCGCAAACAGGGTTTTCCAGTCTCAACATTGTAGACCTGCGCCCTCTTGTGGACTGAATTGTAACAGGAAATTGACTTGACACGTGATGCCACACACCTCTCATGTTTTTCTCTCAGTCACGAGTTACACTTGCACAGATTACAATCCAtgtcttctgttttttcccATCCAACACAgaataattaattatttctgCATGCTGGTCTTTTAGAAACCTGTTTTTAAtgacaacaacatttaaaatcttCTACTCAATTATTCCAATTGTATTGTTGATGCACTTTAAACTGGAATTTCATTATTTGTGATGCTTGCAtgcattgcattttttatttaaatcataacATTTCTTAATCATTGTGCATGTAAAGTTGATATTTAATTAGGCTGGAATTGTCTTTTCTTGAACATAAACATGCATTtactaaaaaacacaattttctacaCTACCAAGCATCAGATGAATCCCCATCAGCATATGTGAATTGTCAGTTTACAAGCACTTTCCTCTAGATGTCTGTAGAAAGTTGAGAATATTTTACATGAATTTCAAGCCTGCAATATGGGAAAATTTGGAAACGTGTTTGCATTTGTCACAGTTTTGACTGCaattcaaactcattttcaacGGTGGACTAGCacagcagacaaaacaaaagatgatgTAATGCTCCCAATCTGACATTGCTGCAGAGCAATGCTTGTTAAAGCATTTACCTAAGCTCCATCTCACAGCAGAGGTGGGAGAGAGCAAACAGGCAGATGGGAAGAGAGGAGCAGGAAAGCCCTTATTGCTATGGTAACTAAGATATgggctctctttttttttttattaaaggcgCCGGTATTAAAGCAAGTCATTTGAAAATGGGATTCCCATACCACCATGCCCCACCCACCACTCAAAAGCACATCCAGATGCAGGTTTGCGGAAAATACCACCAAGCTTTCTATGAAAATCAAGGATTTTCACAGAAAGCTGACTTTAATTTAAGCTAAATTCATGTGAGAGAGTTCTGCATCCCTCCTGCACATGGAAAAATAGAAACTGCATTCACATCTGCTGAAGAGTCAGATCCGTTggcacaacaaaaaaagaaaaaacaaactcaatgATGATGGCTTTTATTCATCTGCTAAACAGGGCTTTTATAAGTCAAAGATGCTCACGAGCCCCTTTCTGCAAGTCAGTTTATGAAATaccacaaataaaatgaaagtatAACAATTGTAACAATTATTCAGCTTGACTGATGAATTGATTTATAACCCTAtgtgatccaaccagatcaatctgtctgaggcaagttattAATTGAATCGGTCACACTGTTATATTATTGTTTCAAAAGGAAACGAGTGGATTACATTGATATTGATAAATACCATATGAATTGAAGCACCATAGATTTATTCTACTATTATATAAAAGCCGATCAAGTGTCACCACAGCAGACAACAGACATGTGATGGCTGCATAAAATAATCACGCCGTCATTACAGCCCAATATGTGTTTACTGTTATTTGGATGTGgagaaacaacagtgggctgaacttgaAACTaaaatggatttgccattaattcttgtttacttgtttgtttgcacacatatttaatttactctTGATTAttatacaaggaatctggaaaacttcacctgcactctTCAGTGTTTATCTCTGAGACACAcgctggttgaatttttggctaaagatgttctggattgATTTTATGTCACGGAATCGGACCAAATCGGATCGACTATGAACcggatcagcaaccacaaattatgataggAATCGAATCATTATTAAGATTAATCGTTTAACTCCTAGATAAGTCAAAGATGCTCATAAGCCCCTTTCTTCCAGTCAAGTGTAGTGGTTCAATTTGCATTTTACTGTCACAGACAGTCCTAAAAGAACTGATGGGGACACATTCAAGTTTTTCTGAAGCCCTGCAACTAAAATGTAAGTATGAAAATTGTGAAAACCACAGTGATGTCATGGAGAAAGGCGCAAATCCCATCTATGCCGATTTAAAGATGAAGATGGTCCTCAGAGTCATGGGTGTAAGCCAGGGAGATACCTGGTTGGTAACTGTTGCTGCACGGGTGTCACACCGCATTCCCTAGCAACCAGGCAAACCATCATCAGCTCCCTAGCAACCAGGATCAGGTGTGGAAGCTGCGGTACAAAGTGTGAAAATGACATCCCCCGCTGTTCTGACACGTACCTGCAGCTCAGACTGCCTTTCAAAGCACACGTACCTGCAGGCACGTGCGAGAGAAGGCTGGCTCTCGCGCGCGCTTCCTCGTTGAAAGTGAACAACAGTTCATTTCCTCTTACCTCAAACGAGAAAGTAAGAGTTTTTAAACGAGTGCGAGCGCTTTTCAAGAGCCACCTTTGAACCTGCAGCTTAAATCGTGATTCATTAGGAGATAAAACGCGAAAACTTTCATGTGGGAGTCgtgttgttttggttttgcatTGACAGAATGAGACCAAAACAAGAGTGGCGCGTTTTTACATGAATTTATTTAATGTTCTATGTTTCCCTCGCctcccctgacccccccccccccctctctctgccTCATCCCTCCCTTCACATCAATCACATGGCGGGTCAGCGGGGACCCGCCGCTCGCGCGCTCACTCGCGCGCTCGCTCGCTGCTTTTCAGTCTCGCGCCGGAGCTCCGCGCGGAAGGAAGACGAGCGAAATCTGCCCGCAGAGGAGCGCCTCCCCCGCCGCTGGAACCGGAGCTGCGTGTCGCTGCCTGCTGCTGTTTCCCACTGGAGTCTAAGGCTAAAAGACGGAACTCAGTATTTTTAGTTCGCCGCAGAGATGAGTGTGCGGACAGCGGCTGTCAGAACAGGCTGTGGCGCGCTGTGTTAAACCAGGCTGAACCTCCAGAATGAAGTCCAGGAGAGATAAGCTGAAGATCCCCTCTCTGACTCTGGAGtaagttctgcttttttttctttatttcctacTGGAGGTTCTGCCTCATCCATTATAGTTCTGAGTTATGAAAACACATTGTTAATCTAAGAGGGACTTAAAGTGAAAATGAGTGAAGCTTGAAAGTGAAATCCTGCAGTGTGGTTTGGAGAAGATTTTCTCTTCGACTGTTTACCTCCAGATGCTTCAGGAGCAGGAACCAGGGGTCAAAACGGTCTTCCTGTCCATTAATCTTTAAGCGGATGTAGAAAAAGTGTGTTTACACACTTTTGTTTACACACACTTGATAAAATGTGGAGATTGGGCTATTTTGACCAAAGCCTGGACCTGTTGCAAATCCTGGAAttatttcttttctctctttttgttttgtttgtcaggTCAAAGTTTTTtgaggataggctccagcccCTAATGTTTATCTTGATAATCTTTtgcagtgtttgtttttgttgtctctCCACACTCTGATCCCTGCATGAACCACATTTACTCTCCTTCACATTGCTGTTGGAGTCTTCCAGTTGAATCATAGCAACTGGACTTaatgtcccactctgatcatcttctaatctattttaaaagcattcccagtggtcttttaatcacgaTTAAGACGCTTTTGCCCCCCGtatggttttctaggacattgttttttttcagatcgcaggagttcattagaaatccccCTTTGAGTTGTGGATGGAACTGTTGGACGGAGTAAGCGTCCacctcacttcccatcatccctttgtttattcactctcccattagcttacagcTGCTCacatatggaagcgattatatggcataataaaaaaataaaagtcaataccagaaatgctttttaattttcaaaatgaagctgcatcaaatgactgaaaattaaaaggaaaaatcaatccttcaaaatgctttttccttttctacttcaacaccaaTTTACAATactattttctttataattttaattagatgacagaataagcagtgttgaggaagaaaatgaaaaagcattttgaaggattgctttttcattttaattttgagtcaaaaatgcagcttcattttgaaaataaaaaagcatttctgattttgacttttacttttaattatgCTCCGGAATCGcttctcacacccccaagccaacattacaacaaaaatggtgagcaatatcgaaGCTTTCCATCAGACTGGAGCggcgcagggagcttgtggcctgcagattttaaagctttttccaacagcattttttaatctgctcctgattcacgatttgaacatagaaatactcagatactctttatatatgtccttcatcatgagaaaaatgccacaagaacatgctaaaacaccaaaaacacaattttcgttggagtgggtctttacaatCTTCTTCCTTGAAACGTTTCTGAGTGGTGACAGATTTCAAGGAAGAAGATCTTAATTCCAGTTgctatgactcaacttcaagacaatgCAACCTTGTTGGATGAGAACTTTCACCGCCACTGCTGTAGCATGTCCATCATgtttagacagatttgtttcCCTCTAAAAGCACATGGATTCACCCACTCTTCCTCCACAATGCAGCTTTTGTCTTTATATGGAGGGGGATTCACGGTGCCCACTACATGCAGATCCATAAGGCGTAGGAGCTTCCCTTCTTACATCCTCATTCCCTGATCCATACATCTGCCTGCATTGGCTGCGGCTGAGCATGCGCTGCTCTCATGTCACTTTCATTTTAGACGCTCTGTTCCTgctcaggagcagagcagaaataCAGCGAGCTGGGAGAGGTTTAAACTTTTAATGAAAGCTGCATGGATGTTCTGAACTGCAGCATTACACTCCAGAAGTGACCCTTGTTTGCATTCAGATTCACTTAATGCAGAGAAGTGCGCCTTGAATGCACTCGGACAGAGACATGGTTCCCTGATATTTGAAGATATTTGAATTTGGACTACTGTGAGAAAATCTGCTCCTTCACCTCCCAAAAAATCCAGGAAAATCCGAAAACTAGGTGAAAATGTCACCGCTGAGCCCGTCTGACATTTTCTCTGAACTGGAGCGCACGTAAAGATAGGAAATCATTGTATTAGTCACCCCAAGCATTGCTGTGGActcaaatttgacaaaaatgtaatgACAGCAGCCATGTGTTGTATAATTACGAGCTAGCGCTACGCAAAGAGGAGTCTTTGTGCAAGGAGTTGTTTTTCCTGCCGTCCTTCCTCCATTACTATGACAACACATTCATTAGTGCCGCTCCTGTCAGTGCAGCGTTTAGGACTGAGAAGCTTGGGCAGGACCAAGACAATAGGAGCACTCTGGGGCCCAGAATGCAAAGCTTATATCCAAATAGAGAAATCAATTGGCAGAAGCCTCAATGCTGGGTCAGCATCAGtccaaaacagactttagggtGGCTAAGTATGCatattttgttgtaaaattcATGCATTAGGATGCTAATGATGTGAATTCATTATTATTCCTTTAACATGGTTCCTCTGGTAGTGTGGGGATTTGGGGAGGAAGCTTGCAACAACTATCTGGCACACCTAACGGTGtgatgacaaaacaaacattcactTATTTCATGCCGGGTGTTGAAATTTCCTCTCAGAATTTCCAAACTTGAGTTGTAAATATGTACATATGAGCTGTCAGAGAAGCAGATGAGGCCACGCTGCGAAGCCTCCAAACCCTCCAGaaatcagccccccccccccccccccccccccccccccccccccccttaaaatCGGGGAGTCTCCTTCCATCAACTGAGGACGCCGCCAGAAAGTGGCGGGCGCCATAACCTCTTACCCGGGAACAAAGCTCTCCACCACCACCCAGTCGGGTTTTTAATTCATGTCTTGCCTTGCAGTTTATCCCCCACTTGCCAGAGCCCCACCCTCCTGAGCCCATGCAGTCCCTGCAGCCCCTGCAGCCCTTTGCAAACCCTTCATCCCTGGAGGTAAGAACCCCAGGAAAACACACAGGTTGAGCTTTCAGGAAGATCTTGTTCCTCTGAGCCACATTACCATTTGCCAGGATGTTCACAAAGACATTCCAAAGTTTTTAATAGTACTTAAATGCTTTTGTAATACTTTAAACCATTTTACGCCCCTAAGAGGCTAATAAccagaaaataaatttaatggatagaaggaaaaaaataagacatCCTTAGTTCATTTCATTTTAGTCTTTGTAGGAAGAAATCTTGTCCTATAACAACATGTCTAGTTTGTTTGGCACAGAAActacaaaaaacagcaaaaactttGACCACCTGATACTTTtttggaaaatctttttttttgtacaaagttTGACAGCACCAAATCTATAATCTATGGCACTG comes from Oryzias latipes chromosome 4, ASM223467v1 and encodes:
- the LOC105353938 gene encoding uncharacterized protein LOC105353938, yielding MVCDFFIKLTGLVLIVTAHTVLNDSSHTEVVGMLDKDVTLQFKFNKRKCNITTNSKFGVYTTGEKKISEYPHSKCFRINPGNNTVSYHITNLSMNHSNIYWISSFDDLLSRNCSNRVKLIIKENNNTSVPPVTTDHKEPPSSGSSSFFSSHVVMLLVVTPVALFAAVLPFSICCLLRTRDQGDDEPQRLSNPTMQEVIEDYSSLPGPSVIYSVLDFPKRPPTVVEFDPNDTEYAHVSYPPDQRQDSHRPKSKPDSTWCHM